From one Caldithrix abyssi DSM 13497 genomic stretch:
- a CDS encoding helix-turn-helix domain-containing protein gives MEMIRQDEVARRIEMIRRQQGLTQLQLARALHVSQAAISKYLKERIPPAEVLYRLARLGQTTVEWILTGEKTYWFGRQEGQVQETGATYDADLALAKKISALPAEARQAVIVLIDLLKKD, from the coding sequence ATGGAAATGATTCGTCAGGATGAAGTGGCGCGGCGCATTGAAATGATCCGTCGCCAGCAGGGTTTGACCCAGCTACAGCTGGCGCGCGCCTTGCATGTCAGTCAGGCGGCGATCAGCAAGTATTTAAAAGAGCGCATTCCGCCGGCCGAGGTTCTGTACCGTCTGGCCCGCCTGGGGCAGACCACCGTGGAGTGGATTCTGACGGGGGAAAAGACTTACTGGTTTGGCCGACAGGAGGGGCAGGTGCAGGAAACGGGCGCAACGTACGATGCCGATCTGGCGCTGGCCAAAAAAATTTCGGCCCTGCCGGCAGAGGCGCGGCAGGCGGTTATTGTCTTGATTGATTTGCTGAAAAAGGATTAA